A DNA window from Eretmochelys imbricata isolate rEreImb1 chromosome 3, rEreImb1.hap1, whole genome shotgun sequence contains the following coding sequences:
- the CRIPT gene encoding cysteine-rich PDZ-binding protein has product MVCEKCEKKLGTVITPDTWKDGARNTTESGGRKLNENKALTSKKARFDPYGKNKFAICRICKSSVHQPGSHYCQGCAYKKGICSMCGKKVLDTKNYKQTSV; this is encoded by the exons ATGGTCTGCGAGAAGT GTGAGAAGAAACTTGGCACTGTAATTACACCCGACACATGGAAGGATGGAGCAAGAAACACTACAG AAAGTGGCGGACgaaaactaaatgaaaataaGGCACTGACTTCAAAGAAGGCAAG ATTTGATCCTTATGGGAAGAACAAATTTGCAATATGCCGGATTTGTAAGAGTTCTGTTCATCAGCCAGGGTCTCACTACTGCCAGGGATGTGCTTATAAAAAAG GCATCTGCTCAATGTGTGGGAAAAAAGTCTTGGATACCAAGAACTACAAACAAACATCTGTCTAA